Within Desulfolithobacter dissulfuricans, the genomic segment TGGCTTCCTCATCCTCAAACTGATCATTCCCCTCTATATTCTCGCCGACATTCTGCTCTACTTCGACCTTCTGCGGCACATCACCTTTCTCTTTGCGCCGGTGACCTCGGTCCTGCAGCTGCCCGCCGAGGCGGCCATGGCCATAGCCGGAGGCGTGTTCCTCAACCTGTACGCGGCCATTGCCTTTGCCGCTCCCCTGGGGCTGAGTCCCTACCAGTGGACCATCCTGGCGGTTTTTCTTGGCGTCTGCCATTCCCTCCCCGTGGAATCGGCGGTGATGAGGAAACTGGGCGTGGCCTACTGGTACTCGGCCCTGCTCAGGGTCATCATGGCCTTTGTCAGTGTCGGGCCGGTGATGCTGATGCCGGATTCCTTTTTCGGGGATCAGGCAACCTCCGGCCCGGTGACCCTGGCCCGGTACGACAGTTTCCTGCAGATGCTCAGGGGATCGCTTGGCGGATCGCTGCTCCTGTCCCTTAAGATCATCGGTCTTATTACCCTGATCATCTTTGTCATGGACTGGGTGAAATCCACCCGGTTCATGCAGGAGTATACCCGAAAGGTCAATACTTCCTTTTCCATCATTGTCGGCCAGCTGCTTGGTATCACCTATGGGGCCGGTATCCTGATCCGGGAGGTCAACGATGGTCACCTGAGCCGGGAGAATGTCTTCTATATCGCCACATTTCTCATGATCTGCCACTCTATCATCGAGGATGCCCTGCTCTTTGTCCTCTTTGGCGCCAGTTACTGGGTCATTGTCACGGTCCGCCTCATCGCTGCCTTTCTCTTCAGTTTTGTCCTTCTGCGGCTCTTTGACCGCCGGCTTGTACCCCACCAGACGGTCGAGTCCATTCCCCGCTGACTTTCAGGAACGATTGTCCGGCGCATGGCCCCTTGCTCCGCACTCTCCCTCAGGTCTTGCCGGTAACCTGCTATCCATTCCGGTCGGCGGCCTTTATCATCGGAGTTCTTCAGCCTCTTGAATCCGCTACGCGCAACCATGTTGTGGCGGGTATGGTGTATCTGGTCACAGGGTACGCACCAGATCGATATTTAAAGGGAAAAAATGTAACTCGCCTCAGGTGCCCCAGATTCGCGGTCTCCCTCCGGTCGCTTCGCTGTGCAGTCGTGGCTGTCCGCTATAACAGCGTAACAGCGAAGCGGTGTCTGGTGTCACCCTCTATGCGGACAGCCGCGACCGTGCAGATAAGCGACCGGAGGGAGACTTCGAAGATGGGGTGGCTGTGATGAGTTACGGTATGGTTGCGGCGGAACTGGCTTGAGGACAATGCTTGCAGGCCAAGGCTCGGCAGGGAGAGAAAAAGAACAATTGTTGTTGGATTGGTACTCCTGTTTTGTGCTATTATCAAAGGTATGACACTGAATTGTTTCTGTGATCTCTGTCTTGTGGGACGTGATATATCGCGGTCTGGATACAGGATCGTTTTTTTTCTTTTTCTGGCCCTCTGTTTCCTGCTTGTGGCACAGCAGCGGGAGGGGTGCGCCCATGAGGGCGAGGCCGCTCCCGGTTCGTCAGCCGGGGTTCCCGTCGAAACGTCATCTGACCCCGACGGCTCCGGTCTGCTGCTTACCCCCGAAGAAAAGGACTTTATCAGACAACATCCGGTCATCCGCATATCCAACCAGATTTCCCGCCCACCCTACGACTTCTACGAGGATGGCGAGGCCCAGGGTTTTTCCATCGATTACCTTCGTCTGCTGGCCAAGATTATCGGAGTTCAGGTTCAGGTCATCAGCGGCGACTGGGACCGGCTGGTGGAGCGTCTGCAGAAACGGGAGATCGATCTGCTCCACACGTGCCACATAACCGGTGACCTGCATCAGTTCTCCTACTTCACCACCGGCTACTACTCCATACGCTACATGATCGTCACCCAGTTCACCAACAACACCATCCGTTCCCTGGATGATCTGGAGGGCAAGATTCTGGCCATGCCGGCCTCGCTTCCTCTGACCACCTTTATTCGTGAGAGCTATCCCGGGATACGGATACTGGAGATGCGGTCCACCGGTGAGGCCATGGAAGCGGTGGCCTATGGCAGGGCCGATGCCCTCATCGAGGATTTTTTCACGGTGAACTATCTTTTTGAGAAACTTCTGCTCACCAATCTCAAGATCGCGGCCCGGGCCGAGGTCAGTGGCTGGGAGTCCAGTGACCTCTACATCGCAGTCCGTGACGACTGGTCCCTGTTCCATTCGCTCCTGCAAAAGGCAATGGATGCCGTCCCGGACGAGGCCATGCAGCAGCTCAGCCGCAAGTGGCTGTCCCGGTTCATGGGCGTCGACCACCAGGCAAGTGTCAAGCTGGCCCTGACCGACGAGGATCTGGTTTTCCTCAAGGAACATCCGACCGTCCGGGTCCTGACAAGGAAAAATTTTCCGCCCTTCAGTTTTGTCAGGGGCAGCGAGGTCAGCGGCTATGTCAACGATTATCTACGGCTCCTGGCCTCCAAGCTGGGGTTGGTGCTCGACTTTGTTCCCCAGGAGGAGCCGGTGGAGTCCGAGAGGATGGCTCCCCAGCTTTCGGAGCAGGGCATCGACATGGTCGGGTTGGTGGAGCCGCTTGACGGGAGCCCGCCTGATCTGCTGCTGACGGACCGTGGCATGGTTAACACGGTGAGTTCCCTGCTCAGCCGGGGCAGCAGGGACCGTTTTTCCGACCTGGAGAGTCTGCGGGGCAAGGTCCTGGCCGTGGTCCGGGGAACTCCTTTCGTGGCCCGTCTGCGCGAGCGTTTTTCCGATATCAACCTTCTGCTTACCGACAACACCATCATGAGCATGCAGAGCGTGCTCAGTGGGCGGGCCGATGCCGCCTTTGATAACTATGCGGTTTTCAATTACTACATGGAGGAGTATTTTTTCCAGGATCTGGTCATCACCCCCCTGGTGGGGGATGCGCTTTTCCCGGAAACCACCCTGCGTATAGGGGTCAGGGAAGATCTCTCCCAGCTGAAGACGATCTTTGACCAGGCCATGGCCCAGCTCTCCAGCGAAGAGATTCTTCGTCTCCAGGACCGCTGGTTTCGGGAGACCGCGGCCAGGGAAGGGGACGTCGGCAAACAGGTCAGCCTGACCACCATCGAGTCCAGCTGGCTGAAAAACAAGGGCAGTATCTCCATGTGTATCGACCCGGATCGTATGCCGCTGGAACGCATGGAAGAGGGGCATCATATCGGAATTGCCGCCGATTACGTGGAAATTTTCCAGAAGGAACTGGGAATCCCGATCCAGCTAGTCCCCACCACCAGCTGGAGTCAGAGCATTGAATTTGCCCGGAAGAGGAAGTGCGACATTCTCACTCTGGCCCTGGAGACCCCCGAGCGACGGGAATTTCTTGATTTCACCATTCCCTATCTCAACCTGCCCCTGGTTCTGGCCACCCGGACCGAGGAGCTGTTCGTGCCCGATATTACCGCCATTCACGACAGGAAGTTCGGTGTGGTCCGGGGCTATGCCTTTGGTAAATCCCTGCGCGACCGGTACCCGGAGATGCAGATCGTCGATGTGAAGTCGGTGGCCGACGGCCTGGATCAGGTTCAGCAGGGGCAGCTTTACGGCTTTATCGATACCCTGCCGACCATCGGCTATGCGATCCAGAACCAGTATGTGGGTACCCTGAAGATTGCCGGCAAGTTCGATGAAACCCTGGAGCTCAAGCTGGGAGTGCGAAACGACGAACCGCTTCTGCTCTCTGTCCTGAACAAGGCTGTGGCAACCATTGCCCCGGAACGACAGCAGCAGATACTGAACCGATGGATCTCTGTCAAGTATGAAAAAGGTATTGATTACAAGTTGTTGTGGAAGATTCTCTCGGGTATCGGGGTGGTGGGCCTGTTCCTGCTCTACCGCTACTGGGCGCTTAACAAGTACAACCACAAACTTGAGGTTCTGTCGGTGACCGACCGGCTGACCCAGGTGTACAACCGCCTCAAGCTTGATGATATTCTCAACGCCCAGCTGGCCTTCTTCAAACGAAGCCACCAGGTTTTTTCAGTGATCCTGGTCGATATCGACTACTTCAAGAAAGTTAACGAT encodes:
- a CDS encoding nucleoside recognition protein; translation: MGFSFRESLRAALRSGFLILKLIIPLYILADILLYFDLLRHITFLFAPVTSVLQLPAEAAMAIAGGVFLNLYAAIAFAAPLGLSPYQWTILAVFLGVCHSLPVESAVMRKLGVAYWYSALLRVIMAFVSVGPVMLMPDSFFGDQATSGPVTLARYDSFLQMLRGSLGGSLLLSLKIIGLITLIIFVMDWVKSTRFMQEYTRKVNTSFSIIVGQLLGITYGAGILIREVNDGHLSRENVFYIATFLMICHSIIEDALLFVLFGASYWVIVTVRLIAAFLFSFVLLRLFDRRLVPHQTVESIPR
- a CDS encoding transporter substrate-binding domain-containing diguanylate cyclase, with translation MAQQREGCAHEGEAAPGSSAGVPVETSSDPDGSGLLLTPEEKDFIRQHPVIRISNQISRPPYDFYEDGEAQGFSIDYLRLLAKIIGVQVQVISGDWDRLVERLQKREIDLLHTCHITGDLHQFSYFTTGYYSIRYMIVTQFTNNTIRSLDDLEGKILAMPASLPLTTFIRESYPGIRILEMRSTGEAMEAVAYGRADALIEDFFTVNYLFEKLLLTNLKIAARAEVSGWESSDLYIAVRDDWSLFHSLLQKAMDAVPDEAMQQLSRKWLSRFMGVDHQASVKLALTDEDLVFLKEHPTVRVLTRKNFPPFSFVRGSEVSGYVNDYLRLLASKLGLVLDFVPQEEPVESERMAPQLSEQGIDMVGLVEPLDGSPPDLLLTDRGMVNTVSSLLSRGSRDRFSDLESLRGKVLAVVRGTPFVARLRERFSDINLLLTDNTIMSMQSVLSGRADAAFDNYAVFNYYMEEYFFQDLVITPLVGDALFPETTLRIGVREDLSQLKTIFDQAMAQLSSEEILRLQDRWFRETAAREGDVGKQVSLTTIESSWLKNKGSISMCIDPDRMPLERMEEGHHIGIAADYVEIFQKELGIPIQLVPTTSWSQSIEFARKRKCDILTLALETPERREFLDFTIPYLNLPLVLATRTEELFVPDITAIHDRKFGVVRGYAFGKSLRDRYPEMQIVDVKSVADGLDQVQQGQLYGFIDTLPTIGYAIQNQYVGTLKIAGKFDETLELKLGVRNDEPLLLSVLNKAVATIAPERQQQILNRWISVKYEKGIDYKLLWKILSGIGVVGLFLLYRYWALNKYNHKLEVLSVTDRLTQVYNRLKLDDILNAQLAFFKRSHQVFSVILVDIDYFKKVNDSYGHLAGDEVLVGFARIIGRTIRTTDILGRWGGEEFLIICPDTDLKGAMTLAEVLRREISEHEFPEVGHMTASFGVAEYNDEECTGKDLIQQVDQALYAAKEGGRNQVRQYRHKRLVRVV